A DNA window from Pyramidobacter piscolens W5455 contains the following coding sequences:
- a CDS encoding class I SAM-dependent methyltransferase → MKADYKNWVPKGLIVALLAAAAAAGLCFAVFGVAGWGVGWTARIAWAVAAGTICALCALLAAQFIVMYRAFSYNGKRQLARQVVEGTARYVKLPPGGRGLDVGCGSGALTIACAKRNPQGSMLGVDRWGHEYASYNKPLCERNAAAEGTNNVSFARGDALKLDFPDESFDAVTSNYVYHNVTGADKQELLLETLRVLKKGGVFAIHDLMTPSRYGDMRAFADELKRRGYEEVQLLDTTGGMFMSPAEARRLMLKGSTLLTGRK, encoded by the coding sequence ATGAAAGCCGATTATAAAAACTGGGTGCCGAAAGGTCTGATCGTGGCGCTGCTCGCCGCCGCCGCGGCCGCCGGGCTTTGTTTCGCCGTCTTCGGCGTCGCCGGCTGGGGCGTGGGATGGACGGCGCGGATCGCATGGGCCGTCGCCGCCGGGACGATCTGCGCGCTCTGCGCCCTTCTCGCGGCGCAGTTCATCGTCATGTACCGCGCTTTTTCCTATAATGGCAAACGGCAGCTGGCGCGTCAGGTCGTGGAGGGAACGGCGCGGTACGTCAAACTGCCGCCGGGAGGCCGCGGGCTGGACGTGGGCTGCGGCAGCGGCGCGCTGACGATCGCCTGCGCCAAACGCAATCCGCAGGGTTCCATGCTGGGCGTCGACCGCTGGGGGCACGAGTACGCCTCGTACAACAAGCCGCTTTGCGAGCGCAACGCGGCGGCCGAGGGGACGAACAACGTCAGCTTCGCCCGCGGCGACGCGCTGAAGCTGGACTTTCCCGACGAGAGCTTCGACGCCGTCACCAGCAACTACGTGTATCACAACGTGACCGGCGCCGACAAACAGGAATTGCTTCTGGAAACGCTGCGCGTGCTGAAGAAGGGCGGCGTCTTCGCCATTCACGACCTGATGACGCCGTCGCGCTACGGCGACATGCGGGCCTTCGCCGACGAACTGAAGCGGCGGGGGTATGAAGAAGTTCAGCTGCTCGACACGACCGGGGGCATGTTCATGAGCCCGGCCGAGGCCCGGCGTCTGATGCTCAAGGGCTCGACGCTGCTGACGGGAAGAAAATGA
- a CDS encoding heavy metal translocating P-type ATPase translates to MKYQIVHELPGRIRFRVDPAEAFSVREAAVVAALLETQPGIARAQANWRTRGVLVNFAPQSRDAVLMTMTALTKEFYGEIAAEMPAAPERQPGLAQILLGTAARVAFRSLFPLTVRNVMTAWRALPYFRRGLGSLVGRRRLNVSVLDAAAIAASMLQRDFRTASTVMYLLGLGDELEEWTHRRSRQNLSDSLQLKVDSVWLCGDDGVERKIPARLLKKGDRIVVRQGSMIPADGVVVGGEATVNQSTMTGESEPVHRTRDQSVFAGTILEEGELTVRVTALAGGTRVDEIARLIDESESRKALVQTRAERMADSLVPYNFLLAGLIFLFTRSVRRASAALMADYSCAIKLATPLTILTTMSAGVKQGVLIKGGKYLEALSAVDTVVFDKTGTLTVASPQVARVVPLNGSSRYDVLRIAACLEEHFPHSLARAVVRRAQDEGLKHEEEHDKLQYVVAHGIRSTLYGRQALIGSAHFVFDDERVACPAALKRKISAEARGATTLYLALGDKLAGVIYIEDPLRAEAKSVIGELRREGVRRVVMLTGDNDHTARHVASALGVNEYRAELLPAGKIDCIRRMTAAGSRVAMVGDGINDSPSLAAASVGVSLSSATDIAREVADVVLYQGLSKLPVARRLSCRAMAKIRRNYNGIVGVNSAIILLGVAGILSPGVSALLHNLFTLGVSLYSMKPVSGERED, encoded by the coding sequence ATGAAATATCAGATTGTTCATGAATTGCCGGGGCGCATCCGCTTCCGCGTCGATCCCGCCGAGGCGTTTTCCGTCCGCGAGGCGGCGGTCGTCGCCGCCCTGCTGGAAACGCAGCCTGGCATCGCGCGGGCGCAGGCGAACTGGCGCACGCGCGGCGTGCTGGTGAACTTCGCGCCGCAGAGCCGCGACGCCGTGCTGATGACGATGACGGCGCTGACGAAAGAATTTTACGGAGAGATCGCCGCGGAGATGCCCGCCGCGCCGGAACGCCAGCCCGGGCTGGCGCAGATCCTTCTGGGCACCGCGGCGCGCGTCGCGTTCCGTTCGTTGTTCCCGCTGACCGTGCGCAACGTCATGACGGCCTGGCGCGCGCTGCCGTACTTCCGCCGCGGGCTGGGGAGCCTTGTCGGCCGGCGGCGGCTGAACGTCTCCGTCCTCGACGCGGCGGCTATCGCCGCCTCCATGCTGCAGCGCGATTTCCGCACGGCCTCGACGGTGATGTATCTGCTTGGCCTCGGCGACGAACTGGAGGAGTGGACGCATCGCCGCTCGCGCCAGAACCTCAGCGACAGCCTGCAGCTCAAAGTCGATTCCGTCTGGCTCTGCGGCGACGACGGCGTCGAGCGGAAGATCCCCGCCCGGCTCCTGAAAAAAGGCGACCGCATCGTCGTGCGCCAGGGCAGCATGATCCCCGCCGACGGCGTCGTCGTCGGCGGCGAAGCCACCGTCAACCAATCGACGATGACCGGCGAATCGGAGCCGGTGCACCGCACGCGGGACCAAAGCGTTTTCGCCGGTACGATCCTCGAGGAAGGCGAGCTGACCGTCCGCGTTACGGCGCTTGCCGGCGGCACGCGCGTCGACGAGATCGCGCGCCTGATCGACGAGTCCGAGAGCCGCAAAGCCCTCGTGCAGACCCGCGCCGAACGCATGGCCGACTCGCTCGTGCCCTACAACTTCCTGCTGGCCGGATTGATTTTCCTGTTCACGCGCAGCGTGCGGCGCGCCTCGGCGGCGCTGATGGCCGACTACTCCTGCGCGATCAAGCTGGCGACGCCGCTGACCATCCTCACGACCATGTCGGCGGGCGTCAAGCAGGGTGTGCTCATCAAGGGCGGCAAATATCTCGAAGCCCTCAGCGCCGTGGACACCGTCGTCTTTGACAAAACCGGCACGCTCACCGTCGCGTCGCCGCAGGTGGCCCGCGTGGTGCCGCTCAACGGCTCCAGCCGCTACGACGTGCTGCGGATCGCCGCCTGTCTCGAAGAACATTTTCCGCATTCGCTGGCCCGCGCCGTCGTGCGCCGGGCCCAGGACGAAGGGCTCAAGCACGAAGAGGAGCACGACAAGCTCCAGTACGTGGTCGCGCACGGCATCCGTTCCACGCTCTACGGGCGGCAGGCCCTGATCGGCAGCGCGCACTTCGTCTTCGACGACGAACGCGTCGCCTGCCCCGCCGCGCTCAAACGGAAGATCAGCGCCGAAGCCCGCGGCGCCACCACGCTCTATCTGGCCCTCGGCGACAAACTGGCCGGCGTCATCTACATCGAAGACCCGCTGCGCGCCGAGGCCAAATCGGTGATCGGCGAACTGCGCCGCGAAGGCGTGCGCCGCGTCGTCATGCTCACCGGCGACAACGACCACACCGCCCGCCACGTGGCCTCCGCTCTCGGCGTGAACGAATACCGCGCCGAACTGCTGCCCGCCGGCAAGATCGACTGCATCCGCCGCATGACCGCCGCCGGCAGCAGAGTCGCCATGGTCGGCGACGGCATCAACGACAGTCCGTCGCTGGCCGCCGCCAGCGTGGGCGTCTCGCTGAGCAGCGCCACCGACATCGCCCGGGAAGTGGCCGACGTCGTGCTTTATCAGGGGCTCTCCAAGCTGCCCGTCGCCCGCCGCCTCAGTTGCCGCGCCATGGCCAAGATCCGCCGCAACTACAACGGCATCGTCGGCGTCAACTCGGCCATCATCCTGCTCGGCGTGGCGGGGATCCTCTCGCCCGGCGTCTCGGCCCTGCTGCACAATCTTTTCACGCTGGGCGTGTCGCTGTACAGCAT
- a CDS encoding class I SAM-dependent methyltransferase: protein MYYSGPARVSGADALAYFREIRYESLLDVGCGTGFLLDGLARQRRAVYKGLDISEGMIEIARGKKIPGAEFVLGSANKLPWADGTFDVVTCIQSFHHYPYADEAMREAHRVLKPGGLYLLSDTGVGGLGAWFDNHIVFPLLRSGDCHTENRHAIAARMERHGFAVIRNERLRGLIYTVVGRKPESQ, encoded by the coding sequence GTGTATTATTCCGGCCCGGCCAGAGTCAGCGGCGCCGACGCGCTGGCGTATTTCCGGGAGATACGGTACGAATCGCTGCTCGACGTCGGCTGCGGCACGGGGTTTCTCCTCGACGGGCTGGCCCGGCAGCGGCGCGCCGTTTACAAGGGGCTTGACATCTCGGAAGGGATGATCGAAATCGCGCGCGGAAAAAAAATCCCCGGCGCAGAATTCGTTTTGGGAAGCGCCAACAAACTGCCCTGGGCGGACGGAACTTTCGACGTCGTCACGTGTATTCAGAGCTTTCACCATTATCCCTACGCCGACGAGGCCATGCGGGAGGCCCACCGCGTTCTCAAGCCGGGAGGGCTGTATTTGCTCTCCGACACGGGCGTCGGCGGCCTGGGAGCGTGGTTTGACAACCACATCGTTTTCCCGCTGCTGCGAAGCGGCGACTGCCACACCGAAAACCGGCACGCCATCGCGGCGCGCATGGAGCGCCACGGCTTCGCGGTGATCAGAAACGAACGGCTGCGCGGCCTGATCTACACCGTCGTCGGGCGCAAGCCGGAATCACAATGA